One window of Sinorhizobium numidicum genomic DNA carries:
- the rpoC gene encoding DNA-directed RNA polymerase subunit beta' gives MNQEVMNLFNPQVPAQTFDSIRISIASPEKILSWSYGEIKKPETINYRTFKPERDGLFCARIFGPIKDYECLCGKYKRMKYKGIICEKCGVEVTLSRVRRERMGHIELAAPVAHIWFLKSLPSRIATLLDMTLKDIERVLYFENYIVTEPGLTSLKENQLLSEEEYMLAVDEFGEDQFTAMIGAEAIYEMLASMNLERIAGDLRAEMAETSSDLKQKKLMKRLKIVENFMDSGNRPEWMIMKVVPVIPPDLRPLVPLDGGRFATSDLNDLYRRVINRNNRLKRLIELRAPGIIIRNEKRMLQESVDALFDNGRRGRVITGANKRPLKSLSDMLKGKQGRFRQNLLGKRVDYSGRSVIVTGPELKLHQCGLPKKMALELFKPFIYARLDAKGYSSTVKQAKKLVEKEKPEVWDILDEVIREHPVLLNRAPTLHRLGIQAFEPILVEGKAIQLHPLVCTAFNADFDGDQMAVHVPLSLEAQLEARVLMMSTNNILHPANGAPIIVPSQDMVLGLYYLSIMNQNEPGEGMAFSDMGELHHALETKAVTLHAKIRGRYKTVDAEGNPVSKIYETTPGRMIIGELLPKNPNVPFDICNQEMTKKNISKMIDTVYRHCGQKDTVIFCDRIMQLGFSHACRAGISFGKDDMVIPDTKVKIVGDTEALVKEYEQQYNDGLITQGEKYNKVVDAWGKATEKVAEEMMARIKAVEFDDNGRQKPMNSIYMMSHSGARGSPNQMRQLGGMRGLMAKPSGEIIETPIISNFKEGLTVNEYFNSTHGARKGLADTALKTANSGYLTRRLVDVAQDCIVTHTDCGTDKGLTMTAIVDAGQVVASIGQRILGRTALDNIDNPVTGERIVDAGKMILEPDVVEIEKAGIQSVRIRSALTCEIQTGVCGVCYGRDLARGTPVNMGEAVGVIAAQSIGEPGTQLTMRTFHLGGTATVVDQSFLEASYEGTVQIKNRNMLRNSDGILVAMGRNMAIQILDERGVERSSQRVAYGSKIFVDDGDKVKRGQRFAEWDPYTRPMMTEVEGTVHFEDVVDGISVLEATDESTGITKRQVIDWRSTPRGTDLKPAIVIKDKNGNIAKLARGGEARFMLSVDAILSVEPGQKVSQGDVLARSPLESAKTKDITGGLPRVAELFEARRPKDHAIIAEIDGTVRFGRDYKNKRRVLIEPAEDGVEPVEYLIPKGKPFHLQDGDYIEKGDYILDGNPAPHDILAIKGVEALASYLVNEIQEVYRLQGVVINDKHIEVIVRQMLQKVEITDAGDSTYIVGDNVDRIELEDVNDALIAEGKKPAFGDPVLLGITKASLQTPSFISAASFQETTKVLTEAAVAGKTDNLQGLKENVIVGRLIPAGTGGTMTQIRRIATARDEMILEERRKGTGAEAATPMLSDMANENAAAE, from the coding sequence ATGAACCAAGAGGTCATGAATCTTTTCAATCCGCAGGTGCCTGCACAGACCTTCGATTCCATCCGGATTTCGATCGCCTCGCCGGAGAAGATTCTTTCCTGGTCTTACGGTGAGATCAAGAAACCGGAGACGATCAACTACCGCACGTTCAAGCCGGAGCGCGATGGTCTTTTCTGCGCACGCATCTTCGGGCCGATCAAGGACTACGAGTGCCTGTGCGGCAAGTACAAGCGCATGAAATACAAGGGCATCATCTGCGAAAAGTGCGGCGTCGAAGTGACGTTGTCGCGCGTTCGCCGTGAGCGCATGGGCCACATCGAGCTGGCTGCGCCCGTTGCCCATATCTGGTTCCTGAAGTCGCTGCCGAGCCGCATTGCAACGCTGCTCGACATGACGCTGAAGGATATCGAGCGCGTTCTTTATTTCGAAAACTACATCGTCACCGAACCCGGCCTGACTTCGCTCAAGGAAAACCAGCTCCTGAGCGAAGAGGAGTACATGCTCGCGGTTGACGAGTTCGGTGAAGACCAGTTCACCGCGATGATCGGCGCTGAAGCGATCTATGAGATGCTCGCTTCGATGAATCTCGAGAGGATTGCCGGCGATCTGCGCGCGGAGATGGCAGAGACGAGCTCGGATCTGAAGCAGAAGAAGCTGATGAAGCGGCTGAAGATCGTCGAGAACTTCATGGATTCCGGCAACCGTCCGGAATGGATGATCATGAAGGTCGTCCCGGTCATCCCGCCGGACCTTCGTCCGCTGGTGCCGCTCGACGGCGGCCGTTTCGCGACGTCGGACCTGAACGATCTCTACCGCCGTGTGATCAACCGTAACAACCGTTTGAAGCGGCTTATCGAACTGCGTGCGCCGGGCATCATCATCCGCAACGAAAAGCGCATGCTGCAGGAATCCGTGGACGCGCTGTTCGACAACGGCCGTCGCGGCCGCGTCATCACGGGTGCAAACAAGCGTCCGTTGAAGTCGCTCTCCGACATGCTCAAGGGCAAGCAGGGCCGCTTCCGTCAGAACCTGCTCGGCAAGCGCGTCGACTATTCCGGCCGTTCGGTCATCGTGACCGGTCCGGAACTCAAGCTGCATCAGTGCGGCTTGCCGAAGAAGATGGCGCTCGAGCTCTTCAAGCCGTTCATCTATGCCCGCCTAGACGCCAAGGGTTACTCCTCGACCGTCAAGCAGGCAAAGAAGCTCGTGGAAAAGGAAAAGCCGGAAGTCTGGGATATCCTCGATGAGGTTATCCGTGAGCATCCGGTTCTCCTGAACCGTGCGCCGACGCTGCACCGCCTGGGCATCCAGGCCTTCGAACCGATCCTGGTCGAGGGCAAGGCGATCCAGTTGCATCCGCTCGTCTGCACGGCCTTCAACGCCGACTTCGACGGTGACCAGATGGCCGTTCACGTGCCGCTGTCGCTCGAAGCCCAGCTTGAAGCGCGCGTCCTGATGATGTCGACGAACAACATCCTGCACCCCGCCAACGGTGCACCGATCATCGTTCCGTCGCAGGACATGGTCCTCGGTCTCTACTACCTCTCGATCATGAACCAGAACGAGCCGGGCGAAGGCATGGCGTTTTCCGACATGGGCGAATTGCACCATGCGCTGGAAACCAAAGCCGTCACTCTGCACGCAAAGATCCGTGGCCGTTACAAGACCGTCGATGCCGAGGGCAACCCGGTTTCGAAGATCTACGAAACGACGCCCGGCCGCATGATCATCGGCGAGCTCCTGCCGAAGAATCCGAACGTTCCGTTCGATATCTGCAACCAGGAGATGACCAAGAAGAACATCTCCAAGATGATCGACACGGTTTATCGCCATTGCGGTCAGAAAGACACGGTGATCTTCTGCGACCGGATCATGCAGCTCGGCTTCTCGCATGCCTGCCGCGCCGGCATTTCGTTCGGCAAGGACGACATGGTGATCCCGGACACCAAGGTGAAGATCGTCGGCGATACCGAAGCGCTCGTGAAGGAATACGAGCAGCAGTACAATGACGGCCTCATCACCCAAGGCGAGAAGTACAACAAGGTTGTCGACGCCTGGGGCAAGGCGACCGAAAAGGTCGCCGAAGAGATGATGGCGCGCATCAAGGCGGTCGAGTTCGACGACAACGGTCGCCAGAAGCCGATGAACTCGATCTACATGATGTCGCACTCGGGCGCCCGCGGTTCGCCGAACCAGATGCGCCAGCTGGGCGGTATGCGCGGCCTTATGGCCAAGCCGTCGGGCGAGATCATCGAAACGCCGATCATCTCGAACTTCAAGGAAGGTCTGACCGTGAACGAGTACTTCAACTCGACGCACGGCGCCCGTAAGGGTCTGGCGGACACCGCCTTGAAGACTGCGAACTCTGGTTATCTGACCCGTCGTCTCGTCGATGTGGCGCAGGACTGCATCGTCACGCATACGGATTGCGGCACCGACAAGGGCCTCACGATGACTGCGATCGTCGATGCTGGTCAGGTCGTGGCCTCGATCGGCCAGCGTATCCTTGGCCGTACCGCGCTCGACAACATCGACAATCCGGTCACCGGCGAGCGCATCGTCGATGCCGGCAAGATGATCTTGGAACCCGATGTCGTCGAGATCGAGAAGGCCGGCATCCAGTCCGTCCGCATTCGCTCGGCGCTGACTTGCGAAATCCAGACCGGAGTCTGCGGCGTCTGCTACGGCCGCGACCTCGCTCGTGGTACGCCGGTCAACATGGGCGAGGCTGTCGGTGTCATCGCCGCACAGTCGATCGGTGAGCCGGGCACCCAGCTGACCATGCGTACCTTCCACCTCGGCGGTACAGCGACCGTGGTCGACCAGTCGTTCCTGGAAGCGTCCTATGAAGGTACGGTCCAGATCAAGAACCGCAACATGCTGCGCAACTCCGATGGCATACTCGTTGCCATGGGCCGCAACATGGCGATCCAGATCCTGGACGAACGCGGCGTCGAGCGGTCCTCGCAGCGCGTTGCCTATGGTTCGAAGATCTTCGTGGACGATGGCGACAAGGTGAAGCGCGGCCAGCGTTTTGCCGAGTGGGACCCCTACACCCGTCCGATGATGACGGAAGTGGAAGGTACCGTTCACTTCGAAGACGTTGTCGACGGCATCTCGGTTCTCGAAGCGACCGACGAATCGACCGGCATCACCAAGCGTCAGGTTATCGACTGGCGCTCGACGCCGCGCGGTACGGACCTGAAGCCGGCGATCGTCATCAAGGACAAGAACGGCAACATCGCGAAGCTCGCTCGTGGCGGCGAGGCTCGTTTCATGCTCTCGGTCGACGCGATCCTCTCGGTCGAGCCGGGGCAGAAGGTGAGCCAGGGTGACGTTCTCGCCCGTTCGCCGCTCGAAAGCGCCAAGACCAAGGACATCACCGGTGGTCTGCCGCGCGTTGCCGAGTTGTTCGAAGCTCGTCGTCCGAAGGACCACGCCATCATCGCTGAGATCGATGGTACGGTTCGTTTCGGCCGCGATTACAAGAACAAGCGTCGCGTGCTGATTGAGCCGGCGGAAGACGGTGTCGAACCGGTCGAGTACCTGATCCCGAAGGGCAAGCCCTTCCATCTTCAGGACGGCGACTACATCGAGAAGGGCGACTACATCCTCGACGGCAACCCGGCTCCGCACGACATCCTGGCGATCAAGGGCGTGGAAGCGCTTGCTTCCTATCTCGTCAACGAAATCCAGGAAGTTTATCGTCTGCAGGGCGTTGTCATCAACGACAAGCACATCGAAGTGATCGTGCGTCAGATGCTGCAGAAGGTTGAAATCACCGACGCCGGTGACTCGACCTACATCGTCGGCGACAACGTCGACCGCATCGAGCTCGAGGATGTCAACGATGCGCTGATCGCGGAAGGCAAGAAGCCCGCCTTTGGTGACCCGGTTCTGCTCGGCATCACCAAGGCGTCGCTGCAGACGCCGTCCTTCATCTCGGCCGCCTCGTTCCAGGAAACGACCAAGGTCCTTACCGAGGCCGCGGTTGCAGGCAAGACGGACAATCTTCAGGGTCTGAAGGAAAACGTCATCGTTGGCCGTCTCATCCCGGCCGGCACCGGTGGTACCATGACGCAGATCCGCCGGATCGCAACGGCCCGCGACGAGATGATTCTCGAAGAGCGCCGCAAGGGCACGGGCGCGGAGGCTGCTACGCCGATGCTCTCCGACATGGCGAACGAGAACGCCGCCGCGGAATAA
- a CDS encoding transcriptional regulator, with product MPITPDNDNSPDDPLVFIIIGKAYEADGDEGVDIHVMLRAPDDDTAVREALNALAEEGFLQADLDQIGTLTDIPDEEPHASAYQGALEGEVAIIRFN from the coding sequence ATGCCTATTACCCCGGACAACGACAATTCACCGGACGACCCACTGGTCTTCATCATCATCGGCAAAGCCTACGAAGCCGACGGCGACGAGGGCGTCGACATTCACGTCATGCTCCGGGCTCCGGACGACGATACGGCCGTGCGGGAGGCACTCAATGCGCTCGCCGAGGAAGGATTCCTTCAGGCGGATCTCGATCAGATCGGAACCTTGACGGATATACCCGACGAGGAGCCGCACGCTTCCGCCTATCAGGGCGCGCTCGAAGGCGAGGTCGCGATCATTCGCTTCAACTGA